A DNA window from Candidatus Bathyarchaeota archaeon contains the following coding sequences:
- a CDS encoding inositol phosphorylceramide synthase, with amino-acid sequence MTDVAQSKKAKIFKRLRIDDHFLFNLGRSFPIVYSVALCIFCIVYRVYPAPDFLVLCLFVYAAYIKRVQRFIKDWVPFIALFLAYDAMRGIANNITGIVHVTELISAELHVFGMIPTLVLQQFYRNPVLDWTGGFFYALHFIVPMMFGFILWNRSPENYRKYVFALLLCSYSALITFLVYPSAPPWFGVDAERILFHLDGVVGVPFYATIYAFFEPNPFAALPSLHAAYPWLISLFAIKIKRIKALPVLIFSFGVWFSAVYMGEHYVIDLVAGVAYATVAFFLVEKLTK; translated from the coding sequence TTGACTGACGTGGCGCAGAGTAAGAAAGCGAAAATTTTTAAAAGGCTGCGAATCGATGACCATTTTCTGTTCAATTTGGGACGAAGTTTTCCTATCGTCTATTCAGTAGCATTATGCATTTTCTGCATTGTATATAGAGTGTATCCCGCACCTGATTTTCTCGTTTTATGCCTCTTCGTGTATGCGGCATATATAAAGCGGGTTCAACGTTTCATTAAGGACTGGGTTCCATTCATTGCTTTGTTCTTGGCGTATGATGCTATGCGTGGAATTGCGAATAATATAACGGGAATAGTTCACGTCACTGAACTGATAAGTGCCGAATTGCATGTATTCGGCATGATTCCGACTCTAGTGCTTCAGCAATTTTATAGGAACCCCGTTCTCGACTGGACTGGAGGATTTTTTTACGCTTTACACTTCATAGTTCCCATGATGTTTGGTTTTATTCTATGGAACCGTTCTCCAGAAAATTATCGAAAGTATGTTTTTGCTTTGCTCTTGTGTTCTTATAGTGCACTAATAACCTTCTTGGTTTATCCTTCTGCGCCTCCATGGTTTGGGGTAGACGCGGAGCGAATTTTGTTTCACTTAGACGGAGTGGTAGGTGTGCCTTTCTATGCCACGATTTACGCTTTTTTTGAACCTAACCCTTTTGCCGCTCTTCCAAGTCTTCATGCTGCGTATCCTTGGTTGATTTCGCTCTTCGCCATCAAGATTAAGCGAATTAAAGCGTTGCCTGTTCTCATATTTTCGTTTGGAGTCTGGTTCAGCGCGGTTTATATGGGTGAACATTACGTTATTGACTTGGTGGCTGGAGTTGCCTATGCAACAGTAGCGTTCTTTTTGGTAGAGAAATTGACTAAATGA
- a CDS encoding nucleotide sugar dehydrogenase: MPEMMTLKKEDINTPEKREKYTLSVIGCGRMGLSHACLFAEAGFKVIAVDANQRTINLIKKGKTPFMEPRLDVLLENHIKNGHLKATQDTREAASASDIIMFVVPTLIDRRKKPDYSAIEKACKDVGMELRLGSMIISASATGPGVTESLVKETLENTSGLKAGINFGLAYSPIHAIPGQVLQDINACTRVVGAVDEQSLRTGCLVLSTIVTGEIVKVKNIKTAEAVKLFESVYQDINLALANNFALFCEKAGIDIVEAQKAASTQPNCHLTTPEIVNEYAIQDHYLLVEESETLNVKLPMVTLARKINDEMLGHTVRLVRDALRVCGKNMRRAKVSIFGISCRPNVKVADGSQAKRFINMLNKKGMVVRVYDPLFSYKELVKMGYSAERTLKKTVEKADCLVIAVGHDRFRRLNLGKIKFLVKKPAAIIDMGRVIDPVKAEKEGFVYRGVGRGVWAE, translated from the coding sequence ATGCCCGAAATGATGACGCTTAAAAAAGAAGATATTAACACCCCTGAAAAACGCGAAAAATACACACTTAGCGTTATAGGATGCGGACGAATGGGCCTGTCCCATGCTTGCCTTTTCGCCGAAGCAGGGTTCAAAGTCATTGCTGTAGATGCAAACCAACGCACCATCAACCTGATAAAGAAAGGCAAGACCCCATTCATGGAGCCTAGGCTTGACGTGCTTCTAGAGAACCACATAAAAAATGGTCATCTTAAAGCTACACAGGACACTAGAGAAGCTGCCTCAGCAAGCGACATCATCATGTTTGTTGTTCCAACGCTTATCGATAGAAGGAAAAAGCCTGACTACTCGGCTATTGAGAAGGCATGCAAAGACGTAGGTATGGAGTTGCGCCTAGGATCTATGATCATTTCTGCAAGTGCTACAGGTCCCGGGGTGACTGAAAGCCTAGTAAAGGAAACGCTTGAGAACACATCTGGCCTAAAGGCTGGAATCAACTTTGGTTTAGCTTACAGTCCGATTCACGCCATCCCCGGGCAAGTTTTACAAGACATCAATGCCTGTACAAGGGTTGTTGGAGCTGTTGATGAACAAAGCTTGAGAACTGGCTGCCTTGTTTTAAGCACAATCGTAACCGGAGAAATAGTGAAGGTGAAGAACATAAAGACAGCGGAAGCTGTCAAGTTATTCGAAAGTGTCTATCAAGACATCAACCTCGCGTTGGCAAACAACTTTGCTCTCTTTTGCGAAAAAGCAGGAATAGACATCGTTGAAGCACAGAAAGCAGCTAGCACGCAACCCAATTGCCACCTGACCACTCCAGAAATTGTCAACGAATATGCTATACAAGACCACTATCTTCTCGTCGAAGAATCGGAAACACTGAACGTAAAGCTTCCTATGGTAACGCTTGCAAGAAAAATAAATGATGAAATGTTGGGGCATACGGTTCGTTTAGTGAGAGATGCGCTACGAGTATGTGGTAAAAACATGCGAAGAGCTAAGGTATCGATCTTTGGCATTTCTTGTCGTCCAAATGTAAAGGTGGCAGATGGTTCCCAAGCAAAGAGGTTCATAAATATGCTGAACAAAAAAGGCATGGTAGTTCGGGTGTATGATCCTCTTTTTTCCTACAAAGAGTTAGTGAAAATGGGGTATTCTGCTGAAAGAACTTTAAAGAAAACCGTTGAGAAGGCAGATTGTTTAGTCATTGCTGTGGGCCACGACCGGTTCAGACGATTAAATTTGGGAAAAATCAAGTTTTTGGTTAAGAAACCCGCTGCAATTATTGATATGGGCCGTGTTATAGATCCTGTCAAGGCAGAAAAAGAGGGCTTCGTATACCGTGGTGTAGGGCGAGGTGTTTGGGCCGAATAA
- the glmM gene encoding phosphoglucosamine mutase produces MQSRRLFGTNGIRGLVNRDLTPEFITKIGEAIGTFFQSGQIVIGHDGRTSSPMFAQALTGSLTSTGCTVYNVGLAPTPAIQYAIKHNKMNGGVIITASHNPPEYNGIKVIADDGIELPREQETKIENIFFDDKIRRAKWDNIGRICQLPGILGTYKEAIKKHVDVTTLRKRRFHVVVDPGNGVGSLTAPYMLREMGCRVTTINANVDGASPSRPSEPKPENLGELALTVKAINADMGVAYDGDADRSIFVDERGEIYWGDRTFALIEKHFLQNKPGEIIVTPVSSSSLIKEIADEYRGKVVWTKVGSIVVSHVMKKVNAKLGGEENGGVFYAPHQPVRDGAMTTALILDIMAKTEKKLSELLAKLPVYHIEKDKLQCPNELKEQVLKELIKKVKNMNIDITDGVKIWFTDKSSILIRPSGTEPIYRFYAEGKTRSKAVHLVNEYKAKLHEIINKCKST; encoded by the coding sequence ATGCAATCAAGACGGCTCTTTGGAACCAATGGAATCCGCGGATTAGTTAATCGCGATTTAACCCCTGAATTCATAACGAAAATCGGAGAAGCCATCGGAACATTTTTTCAAAGCGGACAAATTGTAATAGGACACGACGGCAGAACCAGTAGCCCAATGTTCGCCCAAGCTCTGACCGGAAGTCTAACTTCAACAGGATGCACTGTCTATAATGTTGGATTAGCCCCTACACCAGCGATTCAATACGCGATTAAACATAACAAGATGAACGGCGGCGTAATCATCACAGCTTCTCATAATCCACCGGAATATAACGGAATCAAAGTGATTGCTGATGACGGAATCGAGCTGCCTCGGGAACAGGAGACCAAAATCGAAAACATTTTTTTCGATGATAAAATTCGACGAGCAAAATGGGATAATATTGGAAGAATATGCCAACTACCCGGAATTTTAGGTACATACAAAGAGGCTATAAAAAAACATGTAGATGTTACCACCCTTCGGAAAAGACGTTTTCACGTTGTGGTAGATCCGGGAAACGGTGTAGGTAGCTTGACTGCGCCTTATATGCTCCGAGAAATGGGATGCCGAGTTACCACAATAAACGCAAATGTTGATGGAGCCTCCCCAAGCAGACCTTCGGAGCCTAAACCAGAAAACTTAGGTGAACTAGCATTAACGGTGAAAGCGATCAATGCAGACATGGGCGTAGCTTACGACGGAGATGCTGATCGTTCAATTTTCGTCGATGAAAGAGGCGAAATCTACTGGGGAGACCGAACCTTCGCGCTCATCGAAAAACACTTTTTACAAAACAAACCGGGAGAAATAATTGTCACCCCAGTAAGCTCATCCAGCCTTATCAAAGAAATAGCCGATGAATATAGGGGTAAAGTGGTTTGGACCAAAGTTGGTAGCATCGTTGTTTCTCACGTGATGAAAAAGGTAAACGCAAAACTCGGCGGTGAAGAAAATGGTGGCGTGTTCTATGCGCCTCATCAACCAGTTCGAGACGGAGCAATGACCACCGCGTTGATTTTGGATATTATGGCAAAAACCGAAAAGAAACTATCAGAATTATTAGCGAAATTACCCGTTTACCACATAGAAAAAGATAAGCTACAGTGTCCAAACGAACTCAAAGAACAAGTGTTAAAAGAACTCATTAAAAAAGTGAAGAATATGAACATAGACATAACTGACGGCGTAAAAATATGGTTCACAGACAAAAGTTCAATTCTTATAAGACCTAGTGGAACCGAACCTATCTACCGATTTTATGCTGAGGGAAAAACAAGGAGCAAAGCGGTTCATCTTGTTAACGAATACAAAGCAAAACTTCACGAAATAATAAATAAATGCAAAAGCACCTGA
- a CDS encoding NDP-sugar synthase, whose amino-acid sequence MLAGGFATRLRPLSCTRPKLLFPIGNKPLLDWTLEKLAKSHVKKVILAVNYMADTLIQHYGKSKHEMKLSYSIEEKPLGTGGAIKNAEKLIGDQKPFLVINGDIFTNFDHTKLLKKHKKNDAIATIALYHVEDPSRYGTVELAEKNRVAQFVEKPTSGEAPSNLVNAGMYILDPQIFDYIPSGQPVSIEREIFPKLADESKIYGHHFKDLWIDIGEPRDYLRVNQLLLDIKIKKSQIGKNSFIESEVEIKDPTIIDEEVTIGKKSKIGPHVAIGKHVIIRKKTHIENSVIFPQTIISDSTLIKDTIIGEGVIVGSHVKIKEGCIIGDHAVIQDNITLTQGVTVCPFRKVSESVLTPKCLM is encoded by the coding sequence GTGTTAGCAGGAGGCTTCGCAACAAGATTACGACCACTCAGTTGCACAAGACCAAAGCTCCTATTTCCAATTGGAAACAAGCCTCTACTAGATTGGACGCTGGAAAAACTGGCGAAAAGCCATGTCAAAAAAGTCATACTAGCTGTAAACTACATGGCCGACACCCTCATTCAACACTACGGAAAATCAAAACATGAAATGAAACTCTCGTATTCCATAGAGGAAAAGCCGTTAGGAACCGGAGGAGCCATCAAAAATGCAGAAAAACTAATCGGTGATCAAAAACCATTTCTCGTCATAAACGGAGACATCTTCACCAACTTCGATCATACAAAACTTTTGAAAAAACACAAAAAGAATGACGCAATTGCGACGATAGCACTTTACCACGTTGAAGACCCCAGTCGATATGGAACCGTAGAACTAGCCGAAAAAAATCGCGTTGCACAATTTGTAGAAAAGCCCACCAGTGGAGAAGCACCTAGCAATCTTGTAAACGCGGGGATGTACATTCTTGATCCACAAATATTTGATTACATCCCAAGCGGTCAACCTGTTTCAATCGAGCGTGAAATTTTTCCTAAACTAGCTGATGAGAGCAAAATTTACGGCCACCATTTCAAGGATCTGTGGATCGATATTGGAGAGCCAAGAGATTATCTGAGAGTAAATCAGCTTTTACTTGACATCAAAATAAAAAAGAGTCAGATAGGAAAAAACTCCTTTATAGAAAGCGAAGTAGAAATCAAAGACCCCACGATAATCGATGAAGAAGTGACTATTGGAAAGAAATCAAAGATAGGTCCCCACGTGGCTATTGGCAAACACGTTATCATAAGGAAAAAAACCCACATTGAAAACTCAGTGATATTTCCTCAAACCATAATCTCAGATTCCACCTTAATAAAAGACACAATTATCGGTGAAGGCGTCATTGTCGGAAGCCATGTGAAAATAAAGGAAGGTTGCATTATCGGCGACCACGCCGTAATCCAAGACAATATTACTCTTACACAAGGCGTAACAGTTTGTCCCTTTAGGAAAGTTTCAGAAAGCGTGCTTACACCCAAATGTTTGATGTAA